ctagtaaatcgtctctgcactctctctaatttattgatatctttcctataattcggtgaccagaactgtacacaatattccaaatttgaccttaccaatgccttgtacaattttaacattacatcccaacttctgtactcaatgctctgatttataaaggccagcgttccaaaagccttcttcaccaccctatctacatgagactccaccttcagggaactatgcactgttattcctagatctctctgttccactgcattcctcaatgccctaccatttaccctgtatgttctatttggattattcttgccaaaatgtagaacctcacacttctcagcattaaactccatctgccaacgttcagcccattcttctaaccggcataaatctccctgcaagctttgaaaacccacctcattatccacaacacctcctaccttagtatcatcggcatacttactaatccaatttaccaccccatcatccagatcatttatgtatattacaaacaacattgggcccaaaacagatccctgaggcaccccgctagtcaccggcctccatcccgataaacaattatccaccactactctctggcatctcccatctagccactgttgaatccattttattactccagcattaatacctaacgactgaaccttcttaactaaccttccatgtggaactttgtcaaaggccttgctgaagtccatatagactacatccactgtcttaccctcatcaacattcctcgtaacttcttcaaaaaattcaataaggtttgtcaaacatgaccttccacgcacaaatccatgctggctactcctaatcagatcctgtctatccagataattataaatacgatctctaagaatactttccattaatttacccaccactgatgtcaaactgacaggtctataattgccaggcttacttctagaaccctttttaaacaatggaaccacatgagcaatacgccaatcctccggcacaatccccgtttctaatgacatctgaaagatctccgtcagagctcctgctatctctacacaaacttccctcaaggtcctagggaatatcctgtcaggacccggagatttatccacttttaaatttcttaaaagcgccagtacttccacctctttaattgtcataggttccataacttccttacttgtttcccacaccttacacaattcaatatccttctccttagtgtcTACAACACTTCCAATATCCTTAGAGCCGTGTCTACAACTTTGCAGTCTGCggcagagcagctgccatacATCTGAAACCATGCTTCCACAAATCGATACCAAGAAATCTATAAAAGTGGCAAATCAATGACTTGGCGATTCCTTGTTTCCTGTACAGAGCAGAGAGTTGCGACTATTGTGTAGAGGATATCGCTGTAAGCAGAGAGTGAAAGTTCTCTACAACGGGAGCAGGGGAACGATGTGTTCAGAAAAACTGCTCAGAAGCACCGCGTGTGTGACCTGTAATCAAAAGGGGCGTGACCCAGTACCAAGCGCAGGAATTCGGAGAGGTCTTGGCCCTTTTCTCTGGACGAGATAGGATACCTTTCGCAGGAACTGGCCATCCGGTAGTGTCAGTCAGACCCGAGAGGACGCAGCCATCACCTGTTAGCTGGGCCGCACAGGCCCTCGGTACCTGACTGGGTGCGTTGACCGGCCCTGCAGTTTTGCGTGGGTTCATCCAGGCTAGGGTCCTCCTCACATAAGCTGCGGCCAGGCAGCGTACCTGTGAAGAGAGGGGAGCTTTCCTCGACCCCACTTCATTCAATTGGTCGTACGGTGCATAGAAAGCACTCAGCCTATCAGGAAAGGTGGCGTCGCTGTTGTTGAcgcaaaattatgtggggtatagatggggtaaatgcaagcagcctttttccCAGTGAATGGGTGAAACTCGAACcagaggtcataagttaagggtgaaaggtgaaatatttagggggaacttcttcactcggagggtagtGCAAGTTTGGAGTCAGCTGGCGGATGCAGGTTCGATTGGAATATTTAAGAGACCTTTGTGAAGTAtatggaggggaggggaatggagggtaGTGGTTCAGGTGTGGGTcgctggaactaggcagaattgACTAGATGGGTTGTAGTCTGTGCTGTAGTGGTCTGAGACTCCGATTATGGTTCTTCGCCACCAGGTCGGTACAAATGCCAACACAAGTAGATGCTGATGTCATTTGTTTCGGTAAGTGATTCGAAGGGTGGGGTATTTCTACCATACTAACACATCCAAGTCTGAAATAGTCATTAAGATTTATATTTTtataaagttcaaactaaatttattatgcTGCTccgggattcattttcttgtaggcattcacagtaagtgcaaagaaacacaatagaatcaatgagaaacccACAAACGAtgaagacggacaaacaaccaatgtgcaaaagacaacaaattgcaaacacaaaacataataaataaataaacaataaatatcgagaacataaaTTGTGAGTTCTTAAACGTGAGTCCATACTGTGGAATTAGTTTAGTGTTggtgtggttcaagagcctgatggtcgatgggtaatagctgttcctgaacctggtggtgtgggacaaaTGATTTTATAATAAATTCCATAGACATTGCTTTACGTCGTTTGCATTCTCTAAATACATCAGCTGGGATTTAGTCTTACTGTTAATATTATGGGTTCTTGTTCGTGGCATTGGGAATGCCATTTTCCTGTTAATTTCCAAATGTTGATTTCAGACTGACCAACCCAAGTAGGTACACCACTGCATTCAAAGTCAGTACTTCCAAGGcagtctctgaggatctatcacAGATGGGGAAGGGGTGTCCAGTGGGATGAGTAGTGTGTAATTTGTGGGGTTCACAGGTCTACTGTGTGCTCCTGCCACATGACCTCCACATTCTCAGTGCCATCCGAGCGCCGCTCCCCGCAAGCTGTGCAGGAGTGTGGCTGTGTAGTAGCCGAAATGCTCCCACGTACATAGACTTCGTGCCGCGTGGCTAGAAAACGTTTACGGaacatgaaagattttctttgttgtactgtattgaATTTTTGATGGATTCTAGATCATGTTCTCTGGGGACTTTGCTATTAGTTGCATAGTGGGTggtggggttgatgcttttgttgGAGCgactggggaggggagggatgttgcatttgctgctgcttgtgtatgGGAAGGAGTGGTTTTGGGGCTCTAacttttttttctgtcattcttccTTTCAAGTTTGTTTCATGGATATCTGTGAAGAATTatagttgtatactgtatatattctgatATTGAACcctttaattaataaataaaatcaaaagtatgtgatttttcaattttcattttaaatattcatAGTGCACATATTACAAAatgaaaacatttaaagtgctgcaGAGTTTTCAGaacatgtaaaaatttcctgctcagagcaatggttggtccacgcAGCTGTAAAAATAAAGTAGGGAGTGTGTTTAGTGCAATAAGTTGAAGTGGATTATAAGAGAAAATATTCTGGGCATTTAATCTGCAGTGCGAATATTTTATTATAAATTGTTTTTTAATCAGCCTTTAATAAAGGATGTATTAATAAAGTAACACTTAGAAGGAAAAACATTTGATTATTCTCTTTAATCAGGGTGGTGGCATTGTGCTACAAAAAGCTTTCAACAGGCATCTACCACATAAAAGGTAAATCAGGTCCAATATCATCAAGCATTGgagtaaggaaataaaagatttaCCCAGTAAAGGGGGGAAAAATTACACCGTCTTCAAGATTCAGTTATTTGCAAGGTCAAGTGTCTTTTTTATTTCAATCTGTCCATCAGGTCTTTTTGTCTCCCACATGTTGAAGCCTAACCACTAATAGAAAATCTTTTTCCTTAATACTCTTGGATTGTGAAGTGGGATGTAGATGCTCCAGTGATAAAATTCCAATTTATATatactagcctgcagatcacccttgagcaaggtgcagCACTGACTTAGCCCCCTActaccgatcagggtcacatgaagtcacgggagcaggtggtggacaatTGTATgggcagctgatgcatatcacaagtcctggttgtgctaccgatgactccaggcagacagtctctgaagagtattgataatagctggggtgtCTTGTCTTGTAAATGACAATCCACTTCTACAGAAAAATCTGCAAACAATCattgtcatggaaagaccatgatttcTTATGTAACATGACACATAATAAAAGAATGCCTAAGTTCATTACAGGGCCTAgactcaggctacgtccacactagaccggataattttgaaaacaccggtttcgcataaaaataggtgtccacactaggcgtttttaaaaatatctctgtccacattaaaacggatactttggcaaatctcctcctactgcacatgcgcaggacacatctactgaaaacaagtgacatgtttggtgtcgaatctcgctgtgaaagacttGGTACGCGTTTGTTCAGATACAGATTAGAAAAACTTAAgcaacggacagctgttggctctcgcgcaggaggacttaaaactaaaagaaaacaaatacttgagcgtatggaggcaaccgacagggagttcacagacagtatgacccgactgacgacgaacattgaaaaactgacgaactctgttgcattaataaagccccttgttaaatgtataaaacatgtctgcatcagtattatcttgtatttccatacaatgttacattaggctgttacacatctattgtcagagaagtacttgcataaataccAACTTCATATGAGCAagaacagaaaacagggcaaagtgagtatacttatttattcagtacgttatgggtcaaagtatttggtgagtacatttctaactcttctggctttagtctcattgctgtctgttctgaaattgttaggttgcgttcaagaaaactatGAAATGGTCTAAaacggcacgtcatgacagcaattttagatttctccagttaccccatccacactgctccggccaatccagcattttttaaattacacactctggagagtcTTTCTGAAAATCTCCATTTTCGgaggacgaaaacgccgttttagtgtggatggagggtaaaaacaaagagaaaaagcttcggttacggatttatccagtgtagaGTGGACGTAGCCTCAGGCAATCAATACAAAAAGATTCAACATCCTTTTATTTTAATGTTTCCCTTGTCACTTTAATTCAAAAATGGCACAACAGAAGAAAATGACAATCTCTCTAACAACTGAATTTTTAAATCATCATTGTCCACTTTGTGCCAAGAGTACTTCACACTGTTAATATCTGGAGGGAACTGGCTGTATGTAGTTTCCACCTGGGCGACAGTGACCAGCACATTGAAACAAACACCATCTGTCTTCCCAGTGATTCCACCGCTGTGTTGCAACCCCAAGATGCCATGAGTTTTCACCTTGACCTGCGAATCCCTCAAGCACTCCTTGATCAGTCTGTAGATGGCCACTTCTACGCTGCAGGATAGATCGGCTGAGGAGGAACCACAGACAGTGACGGGGAAATGGGGATGGCTCTGATTGTTAGTCAGCAGCCACAGTTCATTGCTTTTGTTGAGAAAGGCTGATACTACTCGGTGACACACAACTGGGCAGGGCAACTCAGCAGGCATAATCACTGGATGAGAAGCTTTCTCTTTGTGCTTGACAGCAAATGAAATCAAATTTAAGATGTCTCTGGCTCTCAGGGGAAGTGGTGACACTCTGTCCCACCATCTTGCCTGCAAGGATTCCGCATCACTCTCTGATGTAGTCTTCAAGTTCCCTCCTAGAAATAAACATTGCTTAATATCAGCATTGGACTCATCAAATTAAATACCACCCAATACAAAATTTTTGTTGAAGTTACTAGAGGAGTAAATTCAAAATCTAACAGTGATTAATTGCTATGAAACCTCTGTGAATAATACATTTTTAGATAAAATTATCTCGGTAACGCTAATATTGATGTTTCTTTAGAACCATGAActtaacacacaaaaaaattacaGGTTGaataccccttatctgaaattccaaaatctgaaaacttctgaaatcagattttttttaaagtgttgcCATGACATCACAAATTGAAAATTTCAcctgaaaaatgaagatctcgatcGTGTATTAGAGGACTGAACATATGCTGCTTAACGGTATGCTGATCACGAAACAAGCATAGACCTATCATAACAAACTGAAAAtcaaaggtaattgtgaatattcagcagactggttgcagaaatttaagaaaaggcatggcatcaaatttttaaagcatctgctgatcatgaaaatttaACACCAGAACAAGTATACGATGCtgtttgtttttataccttacataatgGCATTCATTACATTTTTAAAGTGTAggtgatgaaaatctaacaccagaagaaatgctgattttttttttaccttacaTAAAACCTTAAAAAAAGGTAAATGcaaatacagtgtactgtaaccttttaatcaaaacacagcATCGTAGGTAGAGACCGAAAGCCTgctgttgttcaacagctgattcaggaaTTCTGATCCTACTTTGCTGCTTTCGTTATCCTGTACACTTTATAATTATGcaatgtaataatttttactgttaacAACATGTGTGATGAACACTGTAAGATAAAGACTGTTTACTTGAGGCCcataaattcagagttggaaatgaTAGCAATTCCaaactatctcattatatatttcAAAATCTGAAAAAATCCAAAACCCAAAACACTTCCagccccaagcatttcagataagggggTACTTAACCTGTACAATGAGTTACAGGTGACTTTTACAAATGTTGTCCACTGAATGAACCATTTCATTGCCATTGATTCCTCATTTTTTACTTAGGAAAGTCCACAACACTAAGATCTCAAAAGCCAAATCCATAATACTTCAGTTTTTGAAAGAATAATTCAGATTCTTAATTACACAGTCCATTGACACCAGTTATAACATAAAAACGAATCAGCATATAAACAACATATAGCTTAAAATTATTGTTTGATATGTTACAAAATACCAATTTACAAAAAAAGAAATTCCCATCAAAATATACCCAGTGTATACATTCCAAAGTAAACAATTCAGGACTGTAGTCATTACTTTGTATTCGCTCATCACAGTGCAACGGCCACTTTAATTCCCATCACTCCCACCTTCACCAAAAAGGGAAATATGCACCTGTAATTCTTGCCAGGAAAACAAACCGGATCCATCGTGGACCTCTTTCCTCCACGctcagcagagtgtagggctcgCACTCCAACCCAGTTTCTTCTTGAACTTCCCTCTTCACGGCCTCAGTGATGGTTTCATTTTGTTCCATCCTCCCTGCTGGCAGGTACCACTTGCCATAACATTCTTGTTTTGCCTCCTGCATCATCACCACTTCTTTCTGCATGTTGGGATAGAAGTTGCAAGGACTGTAAATTTAGTATTTGGGGGAAAGGTGGTCCATATAAATTTTAACAAAAACTACACCTTTGCCATCATTAATGTATGATTGGACTTGCCCAGATCCAACATACAAGAATAGCCACTAAATCTCAAGACTTGAATCACAGGAAAAACTCAGCTCAGCAAGCTTAACAAATCAAAGGGAATATACATATCCACATGCATGCATACAGACTTAAAGAACATTGCTAAATACTAGTGCATTAACCATATTAAAGAAAGATAAAAATCCTTCGCATTATTTGTCACCTATACATTGAAACATCcaatgaaatgcatcatctgCATCAACGACCAGCAGAGGGCAGAAGATGACCAAcagaagggagaaggcaggagtttggggccatcaggggaatggatcagccatgatgaaatggtagagcagactcgatgcttGGAGAATGTGCTGAAGACAGTTGGCAAGTGTCAGCATGTTTCTGGTACCAATGTATCATGCTCataacttactaactctaacccatatgtatttggaatgtgggaggaaaccggagcatccagaggaaagccATGCAGTCATAGGGAAGGCACTGTCCttccagacagtggtggaattgaaccggAATGCTGGCATTGTACAGCGTAAttctaaccattacactaccatgctgcccacaGGAGAGAAGACATATGCAAGTGGAACCACATTAAAGTTCAAATAGATCACCATGAATTGCTAACTAACTTGCAGATATGTTTATGTCAGTGGAGTAGCAGCACTACATTATATCATTAATTAAGCATCCTGATAACATTCTTGTAATTAAAAGTAACTAGAACTACAACTAAACCAGTTTGTCACATTTATTGGATTCTTAGTAGCTTGGACTGGCTCCTTTATCCAAATGTTGGCCCCACTTTACTCTTAAAATTGCCCATTTATGATGTCTGTTTTGCCTCTGTTGTAGCACTTTGTTTAAATCATGTGGTAATGCACGTGACTAACCAAAGTTGGTCAAGGTTATTGATCTGACATGTTAACTACTTTGTTCTCTACAGATGTTGCtttacctgctgagtttttctaacgcttcgaagttcaaagtaaattcattatcaaagtatgtgtatatcacctgagattcattttcttgttggcattcacagaaccaagaaatacaatggaatcacaaagactggcaaactgTACAATAACATAAACATAATAAAacataagtttaaaaaaaaaagcaaataatactgaggacaCGAGTTGtagcatccttgaaagtgaagggtgataactgttcgtgaacctggtgaTCTGGGACctaaaggcttctgtacctccttctcaatGGCAGCGAGAAGAAAGCTGGGCCtgaatggtgggagtccttgatgatggatgctgttttcttgtggcagtgctccttgtaggtatgcttagtggtggggagggcttttcctgtgatggactgggctatacccaccactttttgtaagcttttctgttcATAGGCACAGGTGTTTCCGTaacaggctgtgatacaacccaTTATTATGCTCTccaaagaagtttgtcaaagttgtagatgacatgctaaatctgtgcaaacttcccAGAAAGTAAAGGTACTGCCATGCCTTCCTTGTAAAGCCACTTGTGTGCTGGTCCCAGGGCAGATCTCCTGagataacactaaggaatttaaagttattgactctCTTCACCTCCCATCCCCTAATGAGGTCTTCCCCTAATAAAGAAGTGCAAAACCAAATGTTTTTAAATCATCTTCATTGTTCTTCTATTGCCCATCCCTTTACTAAACTTGCACcttgaatgtaaaaacaaaatcTCTCAATGACAGGGAGACAGAAGCAGTGTTAAGGAAGTTAGCAGAAAGTCTTGAGAAAGTTTCCAGAAGGATATTGTGTCGAAAGATCTACCAGCAGGAAGAGCAAAGTGGCACTAATCTCCTTAtttcaggggttcccaagcttTTTTATTCCATGCACCCctatcattaaccgaggggtctgcgGTTTCCAGGTGGGGC
This sequence is a window from Hemitrygon akajei chromosome 1, sHemAka1.3, whole genome shotgun sequence. Protein-coding genes within it:
- the nudt18 gene encoding 8-oxo-dGDP phosphatase NUDT18, whose translation is MDPIENQLELLLKGEGMEVQNYDSPLDEVVPVIVRKTVCYIVAAIILNEQKEVVMMQEAKQECYGKWYLPAGRMEQNETITEAVKREVQEETGLECEPYTLLSVEERGPRWIRFVFLARITGGNLKTTSESDAESLQARWWDRVSPLPLRARDILNLISFAVKHKEKASHPVIMPAELPCPVVCHRVVSAFLNKSNELWLLTNNQSHPHFPVTVCGSSSADLSCSVEVAIYRLIKECLRDSQVKVKTHGILGLQHSGGITGKTDGVCFNVLVTVAQVETTYSQFPPDINSVKYSWHKVDNDDLKIQLLERLSFSSVVPFLN